Proteins from a genomic interval of Papaver somniferum cultivar HN1 chromosome 4, ASM357369v1, whole genome shotgun sequence:
- the LOC113271810 gene encoding uncharacterized protein LOC113271810 gives MGRVCAPLLLTRYSATTILALLKEVAQYPDLKIDWNALIKKTNTGITNAAEYQKLWRHLAYCARLPETVEEKPEAPLQDDDSDLEYELEAFPPVNDEASLEAAACVKVLLASGLSDYAGRQEEKCSLKGMDITVPVSVQKQSPPGVTTTAKGLYGTVVTEAKELDGNAANPVCSQPAKRKRKPWTTEEDNELISAVKKLGERNWANILKADIFKGDRTASQLSQRWGIIRKRINVKSLPGGGASGIQYELTEQQLASNRAVSHALNMSVNNSLWEAYGIDLTEGTTVSGQQIRLQTPKGTSSVTEKPLVITKKADSIVPNSIIQAAAGARIATPSTAKSLIKAAQSKTGVHISTIGESSMPVPSVSPPPPAMERKISSVSSGTLSCASTSCGTIAAGKRTFGVRSVEVGNTLKEEKVQGSPKEDEVKNSPRELVNIAEDGKQDHQTVLPDSVNVIEDQTTQNLSKLLNVEDAASDPMRLDNHHMVNEKESAKNSPGTAISVDAVSGPSSSQ, from the exons atgggtagggtatgtgcacccctacttTTAACAAGGTATAGTGCAACAACAATACTAGCTCTACTTAAGGAAGTTGCTCAGTATCCAGATCTCAAAATTGATTGGAATGCACTGATCAAGAAGACGAACACCGGTATTACTAATGCCGCGGAATATCAGAAGCTATGGAGGCATTTGGCCTATTGCGCTAGACTTCCAGAAACAGTAGAAGAAAAACCTGAGGCGCCATTGCAAGATGACGATAGTGACTTGGAGTATGAGTTGGAAGCTTTTCCTCCTGTTAATGATGAAGCATCATTAGAAGCAGCAGCTTGTGTCAAGGTGCTGCTTGCTTCTGGTTTGTCAGATTACGCAGGACGGCAGGAGGAG AAGTGCAGCTTAAAAGGAATGGATATTACTGTTCCAGTTTCGGTACAAAAACAATCTCCGCCTGGGGTGACAACAACAGCTAAAGGATTGTATGGAACTGTGGTGACAGAAGCTAAAGAATTGGATGGAAATGCGGCGAATCCTGTTTGCAGCCAGcctgcaaaaagaaaaaggaaacccTGGACGACAGAGGAGGATAATGAACTCATTTCTGCTGTGAAGAAATTAGGTGAAAGGAATTGGGCTAACATTCTTAAGGCAGATATTTTCAAGGGTGATAGGACTGCTTCACAATTATCTCAGAGATGGGGAATCATAAGGAAGAGAATAAATGTTAAATCGTTGCCAGGTGGAGGAGCGTCTGGCATACAATATGAACTCACTGAGCAACAGCTTGCTTCTAACCGAGCAGTTTCACATGCTCTTAATATGTCTGTAAATAATAGCTTATGGGAAGCATATGGAATCGATCTTACAGAAGGTACTACAGTTAGCGGTCAGCAAATCCGTCTCCAGACACCGAAAGGAACATCAAGTGTCACGGAAAAACCTCTAGTAATTACTAAAAAAGCAGATTCCATAGTCCCGAATTCAATAATACAAGCTGCTGCTGGAGCACGTATTGCCACTCCTTCGACTGCCAAATCGCTGATCAAAGCTGCACAATCCAAAACTGGTGTGCATATAAGTACTATTGGGGAATCATCAATGCCAG TGCCAAGtgtctcaccaccaccacctgcaaTGGAACGCAAGATTTCATCAGTCAGTAGTGGTACTCTCTCCTGTGCATCTACTTCATGTGGAACTATTGCTGCAGGCAAGAGGACATTTGGAGTTAGGAGTGTCGAAGTCGGGAACACGTTGAAGGAAGAAAAGGTTCAGGGCTCACCTAAGGAAGATGAGGTTAAGAACTCACCTAGGGAACTAGTTA ATATAGCCGAAGATGGCAAACAAGATCATCAAACAGTTTTGCCAGATTCAGTTAATGTTATTGAAGATCAAACGACGCAGAATCTTAGCAAGTTACTAAATGTAGAAGATGCCGCCAGTGACCCAATGCGTTTAGACAATCATCATATGGTGAACGAAAAAGAAAGTGCGAAGAATTCGCCCGGAACGGCCAT